In Rosa chinensis cultivar Old Blush chromosome 1, RchiOBHm-V2, whole genome shotgun sequence, a genomic segment contains:
- the LOC112175309 gene encoding disease resistance protein RUN1, translating to MALVTSSAQEASSSNDSSSRFSYHVFLSFRGEETRKTFTDHLYTALTNAGFRTFRDDDGLPRGEDIKPELERAIQQSKSSVIVFSKDYASSGWCLDQLVMILQRKKTSSNHVVLPVFYDIDPSHVRKQTGSVGKAFAKHQKKQSPEKLNRWREALAQVADLAGMVLQNQADGHEAKFIKEIVKVIEDKLCRVPLSVTPYLVGIQYQVENINLWVQDGSSDVGIWGICGIGGIGKTTIARVVYNSNFARFEGSSFIENVREISEQPNGLVQIQKQLLADILSGRKVKIQSVSEGILKIKDVIGSKKVLVVLDDIDRMGQLDAVQSMRDCFCPGSKIIITTRHAGLLEACRVDKVQMVEFLNDVHSLELFSWLCFRQDHPMEGYMELSERVVNHCGGLPLALQTLASSLLGKSLDVWESALKKLKAISYSEVLSKLRISYDSLQDDHDQNLFLHIACFFIGKDKDVIVKILDGCDFYTIVGIQNLIDRCLVFCDGYNKMRMHQMIRDMGREIVRLQSKSPEKRSRLWHHRDSFNVLREKNGSKRIEGLVLNMHLYLEDNPSRNSDEVVLETNAFTSMRKLRLLEFCDVQLNGSYEEFPKGLRWLCWAEFPLDSLPSDFLLEYLVVLEMPSSNLRQVWKGMKNQLPSLKILDLSRSIYLTEVSEFSLVPNLEKLILEHCPSLVEIHESIGNLESLVYLTLKDCKTISKLPESFSKLKSLETVVISGCSNLKEFPVQMSKMESLKVLEIDEIPIN from the exons ATGGCACTTGTTACGTCATCAGCTCAAGAAGCTTCTTCTTCCAACGATTCTTCTTCTCGATTCAGTTATCACGTTTTCTTGAGTTTCAGAGGCGAGGAGACTCGCAAGACTTTCACTGACCATCTCTACACAGCCTTGACCAATGCAGGGTTCCGCACTTTCCGAGACGATGATGGGCTTCCCAGAGGAGAAGACATCAAACCAGAACTAGAGAGAGCCATCCAACAGTCAAAAAGTTCTGTCATTGTGTTTTCGAAAGACTACGCTTCTTCCGGATGGTGCCTTGACCAGCTTGTCATGATCCTTCAACGCAAGAAGACCTCATCCAACCATGTTGTCTTACCAGTCTTCTACGATATCGATCCATCTCACGTGAGGAAGCAAACAGGGAGTGTTGGAAAAGCATTTGCTAAACATCAGAAAAAGCAATCACCGGAGAAGTTGAATAGATGGAGGGAAGCACTTGCACAAGTTGCAGATCTAGCAGGAATGGTGCTCCAAAATCAAGCAGATGG GCATGAGGCAAAGTTTATCAAGGAAATTGTTAAAGTGATTGAAGACAAACTATGTCGCGTGCCCTTAAGTGTTACACCTTACCTAGTCGGAATTCAATATCAGGTTGAAAACATTAACTTATGGGTACAAGATGGTTCATCTGATGTTGGCATATGGGGAATTTGTGGTATTGGTGGAATAGGAAAGACAACCATTGCACGAGTTGTTTACAATTCTAATTTTGCAAGATTCGAAGGGAGCAGTTTCATTGAAAATGTGAGAGAAATTTCAGAACAACCCAATGGCTTAGTTCAGATACAGAAACAACTCCTTGCGGATATTTTGAGTGGCAGAAAAGTGAAAATACAGAGTGTTAGTGAGGGGATATTGAAGATTAAGGATGTCATAGGATCTAAAAAAGTACTTGTTGTTCTAGACGATATTGATCGTATGGGCCAATTAGATGCAGTACAAAGTATGAGAGATTGTTTCTGTCCAGGAAGTAAAATTATCATAACAACTAGGCATGCAGGGTTGTTAGAGGCTTGTCGAGTTGATAAGGTGCAAATGGTTGAATTTCTAAACGATGTTCATTCACTGGAGCTCTTTAGTTGGCTTTGTTTTCGACAGGACCATCCCATGGAAGGTTACATGGAACTTTCAGAAAGGGTAGTTAACCACTGTGGAGGACTTCCCTTAGCTCTTCAGACTCTGGCTTCTTCTCTATTAGGGAAAAGTTTAGATGTATGGGAAAGTGCACTAAAGAAATTAAAGGCTATTTCATACAGTGAAGTTTTGAGTAAACTAAGAATAAGCTATGATTCTTTACAAGATGACCATGACCAAAATTTGTTCCTCcatattgcatgtttctttattGGGAAGGACAAGGATGTCATTGTCAAAATACTAGATGGATGTGATTTCTACACCATTGTTGGCATTCAAAACCTCATTGACAGATGTTTGGTGTTTTGTGATGGTTATAACAAGATGAGGATGCATCAAATGATTAGAGACATGGGAAGAGAAATTGTTCGCCTACAATCAAAGTCTCCTGAGAAACGTAGTAGATTATGGCATCATAGAGATTCTTTCAATGTACTGAGAgaaaaaaat GGTTCAAAAAGAATTGAAGGCCTTGTCCTGAACATGCATTTGTACCTCGAAGACAATCCTTCAAGAAATTCAGATGAGGTAGTGTTGGAAACAAATGCATTTACAAGTATGCGCAAACTAAGATTACTAGAATTTTGTGATGTACAACTGAATGGGAGTTATGAAGAGTTTCCTAAAGGATTAAGATGGTTGTGCTGGGCTGAATTCCCTTTAGATTCTCTTCCGAgtgattttcttttggagtaCCTTGTTGTACTTGAAATGCCCAGTAGTAACTTGAGACAGGTGTGGAAGGGAATGAAG AACCAGCTTCCATCATTGAAGATCCTTGATCTCAGCCGTTCCATTTACCTGACTGAAGTTAGTGAGTTTTCGTTAGTCCCCAATCTAGAGAAATTGATTCTTGAACATTGTCCAAGCTTGGTTGAAATCCATGAATCCATTGGAAACCTAGAGAGTCTTGTTTATTTGACTTTGAAAGATTGCAAAACTATTAGCAAGCTTCCAGAGAGTTTTTCTAAGCTTAAATCACTGGAGACGGTTGTTATATCTGGTTGCTCAAATCTGAAAGAGTTTCCAGTGCAGATGAGTAAGATGGAATCTCTGAAAGTGCTTGAAATAGATGAAATTCCCATAAATTGA